The following proteins are co-located in the Streptococcus anginosus genome:
- a CDS encoding 16S rRNA pseudouridine(516) synthase, with translation MRLDVLLAQAHISRKKMKQALLKKKILVDDCPARKLSQNVDTGLQTIMIEEQPVLGKPHQYFMMNKPLGVVTANSDAKSQTVLDLIRPEDFNDKLYSVGRLDRDTCGLLLITDNGPLGFQLLHPQYHVTKTYKVEVNGPLDDQAVQSFQKGIVFLDGTSCKPATLTIHSSSSNKSSATVTISEGKFHQIKKMFLTVGVKVTSLKRTHFGDFELNPNLATGEYRVLNQAELEIVRHYLEKSY, from the coding sequence ATGCGTTTAGATGTTCTACTAGCTCAAGCTCACATTAGTCGTAAAAAGATGAAGCAAGCTCTCCTAAAAAAGAAAATCTTGGTAGATGACTGTCCTGCTCGAAAACTTAGTCAAAATGTTGATACAGGCTTACAGACGATTATGATAGAGGAACAACCTGTTCTGGGCAAGCCTCATCAGTATTTTATGATGAATAAACCCCTTGGTGTCGTGACAGCTAACTCCGATGCCAAATCCCAAACGGTTCTAGATCTCATTAGACCTGAAGATTTCAATGATAAGTTATATTCTGTCGGGCGACTCGATCGAGATACCTGCGGATTGCTGTTAATCACTGACAATGGTCCGCTCGGTTTTCAATTGCTTCATCCTCAATATCATGTCACAAAAACATACAAGGTTGAAGTTAATGGTCCCCTAGACGACCAAGCAGTGCAATCCTTTCAAAAGGGCATCGTTTTTCTTGACGGAACAAGTTGTAAACCAGCTACTCTTACAATTCATTCTTCTAGCTCAAACAAAAGCAGTGCTACTGTCACTATTTCTGAAGGAAAATTTCACCAAATCAAAAAGATGTTTTTAACTGTTGGTGTCAAAGTTACTTCTCTTAAACGAACGCATTTCGGAGATTTTGAATTAAACCCAAACTTAGCCACAGGAGAATACCGAGTATTGAACCAAGCAGAACTCGAAATAGTGAGGCACTATCTAGAAAAAAGCTATTAA
- the rlmN gene encoding 23S rRNA (adenine(2503)-C(2))-methyltransferase RlmN, whose product MKPSIYSLTRQDLIDWTESKGEKKFRATQIWEWLYRKRVQSFAEMTNISKDLLAKLEDEFVVNPLKQRIVQESADGTVKYLFELPDGMLIETVLMRQHYGLSVCVTTQVGCNIGCTFCASGLIKKQRDLNNGEIMSQIMLVQKYFDERGQGERVSHIVVMGIGEPFDNYDNVLKFVRTVNDDKGLAIGARHITVSTSGLAHKIREFANEGVQVNLAVSLHAPNNELRSSIMKINRAFPIEKLFAAIEYYIETTNRRVTFEYIMLNEVNDGVEQALELTELLKNIKKLSYVNLIPYNPVSEHDQYSRSPKERVMAFYDTLKKNGINCVVRQEHGTDIDAACGQLRSNTMKQDKEKALTKHA is encoded by the coding sequence ATGAAACCATCAATTTATAGTTTGACCCGTCAGGATTTGATAGATTGGACAGAAAGTAAAGGAGAAAAGAAATTTCGAGCTACTCAGATTTGGGAGTGGCTTTATCGCAAACGGGTTCAGTCTTTTGCAGAAATGACAAACATTTCAAAGGATTTGTTGGCAAAATTAGAAGATGAATTTGTCGTGAATCCACTGAAGCAACGAATTGTGCAGGAATCGGCTGATGGAACAGTCAAATATCTCTTTGAATTGCCAGACGGTATGTTGATTGAAACAGTTCTCATGCGTCAGCACTATGGTCTGTCGGTCTGTGTAACCACTCAGGTTGGCTGCAATATTGGCTGTACTTTTTGTGCCAGCGGGCTGATTAAAAAGCAGCGTGACTTGAATAATGGGGAAATTATGTCTCAGATTATGCTGGTGCAAAAATATTTTGATGAGCGTGGACAAGGTGAGCGCGTCAGCCATATTGTTGTTATGGGGATTGGCGAGCCTTTTGATAACTATGACAATGTGCTCAAGTTTGTGCGAACTGTCAATGATGACAAAGGGCTGGCTATCGGGGCTCGTCACATTACGGTTTCCACTTCCGGTTTAGCGCATAAAATTCGTGAGTTTGCAAATGAAGGAGTGCAGGTTAATTTAGCTGTTTCTCTTCATGCACCCAATAATGAATTGCGCTCCAGCATTATGAAAATCAATCGTGCCTTTCCAATTGAGAAGTTATTCGCGGCAATTGAATATTATATTGAAACGACCAACCGCCGAGTGACCTTTGAATATATTATGTTAAATGAAGTCAATGACGGAGTAGAGCAGGCATTGGAATTAACTGAATTGCTAAAAAACATCAAAAAGCTATCGTATGTCAATTTGATTCCTTACAATCCAGTTAGCGAACATGATCAATATAGTCGCAGTCCCAAAGAACGTGTAATGGCTTTCTACGATACTCTGAAAAAGAATGGCATTAACTGTGTTGTTCGTCAAGAGCATGGAACGGATATTGATGCAGCTTGCGGTCAATTGCGCTCAAACACCATGAAGCAGGACAAGGAGAAAGCTCTTACCAAGCATGCTTAA
- a CDS encoding ComF family protein has product MNSCVLCENTLDEKLTFCDLLTLKKPKARACDDCFEKFQRISAQHCPKCYREGTCEVCMDCQVWIKKGKEVFHKSCFMYNEAMKDFFSQYKFQGDYALYSVFTEVLQKELKRYSDYTLVPIPISAKKYQTRGFNQVTALLEGAKLPFKEVLEKHDTIAQSSKTREERLQSRQCFKLKDNVQLPLKILLIDDIYTTGSTLQLAKEILVEAGVKEIVTFSLAR; this is encoded by the coding sequence ATGAATTCATGTGTTTTATGTGAAAATACACTTGATGAAAAACTAACATTCTGTGATTTATTGACCTTGAAGAAGCCAAAAGCAAGGGCTTGTGATGACTGTTTTGAAAAATTTCAGCGCATTTCAGCGCAGCATTGCCCGAAGTGCTATCGTGAAGGGACGTGCGAAGTCTGCATGGATTGCCAAGTATGGATAAAAAAAGGAAAAGAAGTTTTCCATAAAAGCTGCTTTATGTATAACGAAGCTATGAAAGACTTCTTTAGTCAATACAAATTTCAAGGAGATTATGCCCTTTATTCTGTATTTACAGAAGTTTTGCAAAAGGAATTAAAAAGATACAGCGATTATACGCTTGTTCCCATTCCTATAAGTGCCAAAAAGTATCAGACAAGAGGGTTTAATCAAGTGACAGCTCTTCTTGAGGGCGCAAAGTTGCCATTTAAGGAAGTTTTAGAAAAGCATGATACAATTGCTCAATCCAGTAAAACAAGAGAGGAGCGATTGCAAAGCCGGCAGTGTTTTAAATTGAAAGACAACGTTCAACTTCCACTCAAAATCCTTTTGATAGATGACATTTATACAACAGGCTCAACCCTACAATTAGCCAAGGAAATTTTAGTGGAAGCGGGAGTGAAAGAAATTGTGACATTTTCATTAGCCAGATGA
- a CDS encoding YutD family protein has translation MRKEIAPELYNYNKFPGPEFRQIGTKILTETIEFDLVENFKEGFDITAFNQRFSEILTKFDYIVGDWGNEQLRLRGFYKDDRANESEEKISRLEEYLLEYCNYGCAYFVLENLQPRRASFDKKSHHKKESENKPRRSKQARSYKEEQPKRENRQRSKRQNQKQRARKQNSTKQQQTSSQRHFVIRQK, from the coding sequence ATGCGAAAAGAAATTGCACCTGAATTATACAATTACAATAAATTTCCTGGACCGGAGTTTCGGCAAATAGGAACCAAAATCTTGACTGAGACAATTGAATTTGACTTGGTAGAGAATTTCAAGGAAGGTTTTGATATAACGGCTTTTAATCAGCGCTTTTCAGAAATTTTAACAAAATTTGATTATATTGTTGGCGACTGGGGAAATGAGCAGTTGCGTTTGCGTGGATTTTATAAAGATGACAGGGCAAATGAAAGTGAAGAAAAAATCAGCCGTTTAGAAGAATATTTACTAGAATACTGCAATTATGGCTGTGCTTATTTTGTCTTGGAAAATTTACAGCCGCGTCGCGCATCGTTTGATAAAAAATCACATCACAAGAAAGAAAGTGAGAACAAGCCACGTCGTTCTAAACAAGCTCGCTCCTATAAAGAAGAGCAACCCAAGCGAGAAAATCGCCAGCGCAGTAAGCGACAAAATCAAAAGCAAAGAGCAAGAAAGCAAAATTCAACGAAGCAACAACAAACAAGCAGCCAGCGTCATTTTGTTATTCGTCAAAAATAG
- a CDS encoding DEAD/DEAH box helicase — protein sequence MIELQDCLGRMFTKAQLPAELQLYAQTLPAMKEEKGKLCCNRCGQAVDKERHQLPIGAYYCRSCLILGRVRSDEDLYYFPQEEFPKANVLKWQGKLTEFQAKVSQGLVEAVTKRKDSLVHAVTGAGKTEMIYQVVAQVINQGGAVCLASPRIDVCLELYRRLKVDFTCDISLLRGESEAYSRSPLVIATTHQLLKFYQAFDLLIVDEVDAFPYVDNPMLYHAVHQAVKVEGTKIFLTATSTDELDKKVAKGELTRLSLPRRFHGNPLIVPQKIWLADFQKYLGQKKLVTKLRQFIQKQRKTGFPLLIFASEIRRGQELAEILQSNFPNEKVGFVASTTENRLEIVEKFRQKEITILVTTTILERGVTFPCVDVFVVEANHRLFSRSALVQIAGRVGRSMDRPTGELIFFHDGTTMAIEKAIKEIQEMNQEAGL from the coding sequence ATGATAGAATTACAAGATTGCTTAGGCCGTATGTTTACAAAAGCACAACTACCAGCAGAATTGCAATTATATGCGCAAACTTTACCAGCAATGAAAGAAGAAAAAGGAAAATTATGTTGCAATCGTTGTGGGCAAGCAGTTGATAAAGAAAGACACCAACTGCCAATAGGTGCTTACTACTGTAGATCCTGCTTGATCTTAGGAAGGGTTAGAAGTGATGAAGATCTCTACTATTTTCCACAGGAAGAGTTTCCTAAAGCGAATGTCTTGAAATGGCAAGGAAAGTTGACAGAATTTCAAGCTAAGGTTTCTCAAGGACTTGTAGAGGCGGTTACCAAACGCAAAGATAGCTTGGTTCACGCAGTCACAGGAGCCGGAAAGACGGAAATGATCTATCAGGTGGTGGCACAAGTCATCAATCAAGGCGGAGCCGTCTGCTTAGCTAGCCCCAGAATTGATGTCTGCTTAGAACTTTATCGCAGACTGAAAGTAGATTTTACCTGTGATATTTCACTCCTGCGCGGCGAATCAGAAGCATATTCCCGCAGTCCTCTCGTGATTGCCACCACACATCAGCTTCTCAAATTTTATCAAGCATTTGATCTTCTTATCGTTGATGAAGTAGATGCCTTTCCTTATGTGGACAATCCGATGCTTTATCATGCAGTTCATCAGGCAGTCAAAGTAGAGGGGACGAAGATTTTCTTAACAGCAACTTCCACAGATGAGCTGGATAAAAAAGTGGCTAAAGGAGAATTAACTCGTTTGAGTCTACCCAGACGTTTTCATGGCAATCCTTTGATTGTTCCGCAAAAAATTTGGTTGGCGGATTTTCAAAAATATCTTGGTCAAAAGAAGCTAGTTACCAAGCTAAGGCAGTTTATTCAAAAGCAGAGAAAAACAGGATTTCCACTTCTTATTTTTGCTTCCGAGATCAGAAGAGGGCAGGAGCTGGCAGAGATTCTCCAAAGCAATTTTCCAAATGAAAAAGTTGGTTTTGTAGCTTCGACGACTGAAAATCGACTAGAAATTGTAGAGAAGTTTCGTCAAAAAGAAATCACGATTTTGGTAACGACGACGATTTTGGAGCGTGGGGTGACCTTTCCTTGTGTAGATGTTTTCGTGGTGGAAGCCAACCACCGTCTGTTTAGTCGCAGCGCTCTGGTACAAATCGCTGGACGCGTCGGTCGCAGTATGGATCGACCGACAGGCGAGTTAATCTTTTTTCATGATGGTACAACTATGGCGATAGAAAAAGCGATTAAAGAAATTCAGGAGATGAATCAGGAGGCCGGTTTATGA
- the rsmD gene encoding 16S rRNA (guanine(966)-N(2))-methyltransferase RsmD, translating into MFFMRVVAGKYGGRPLKTLEGKTTRPTTDKVKGAIFNMIGPYFDGGQVLDLYAGSGSLAIEAISRGMVSAVLVEKDRRAQAIISQNISMTKEKERFELLKMESNRALELVTGQFDLVLLDPPYAKEQIVSDIIKMIERELLSDDVLVVCETDKSVDLPEEIAGLGIWKQKIYGISKVTVYVR; encoded by the coding sequence ATATTCTTTATGAGAGTTGTTGCAGGGAAATATGGGGGGCGTCCTCTTAAAACATTGGAAGGCAAAACAACCAGACCGACGACAGACAAGGTTAAGGGAGCTATCTTTAATATGATTGGTCCTTATTTTGATGGAGGACAGGTTCTGGACTTGTATGCTGGAAGCGGCAGTTTAGCGATTGAAGCTATTTCGCGAGGCATGGTTTCGGCTGTTTTGGTTGAAAAAGACCGCAGGGCGCAAGCGATTATCAGCCAAAATATCAGTATGACTAAGGAAAAAGAACGATTTGAACTTCTGAAAATGGAGTCCAATCGAGCACTTGAATTGGTCACAGGACAGTTTGACTTGGTTTTGTTAGATCCACCCTATGCAAAAGAACAGATTGTTTCAGATATTATAAAAATGATTGAACGAGAGCTTCTGAGCGATGATGTACTGGTTGTTTGTGAGACAGACAAGTCGGTGGATTTACCAGAAGAAATCGCAGGACTAGGTATCTGGAAGCAAAAAATATATGGAATTTCAAAGGTGACGGTTTATGTCAGATAA
- a CDS encoding YigZ family protein, protein MEFRTIKEDGQVQEEIKKSRFICHIKRVTTENEARNFIQAVKKEHYKATHNCSAFILGEKSEMKRSSDDGEPSGTAGVPMLGVLENQQLTNVCAVVTRYFGGIKLGAGGLIRAYSSNVALAIKEIGIVHIKEQLGLRIALSYSQYQELPNFLKANHLQEQDTSFTEQVQTTIFVDKDDKDSVIEELIELFNGKIDITDQGLRKVEVPISLS, encoded by the coding sequence ATGGAGTTTAGAACAATCAAAGAGGACGGACAAGTCCAAGAAGAAATCAAAAAATCGCGCTTTATTTGTCACATCAAGCGTGTAACAACAGAGAACGAAGCACGAAATTTTATTCAGGCTGTCAAAAAAGAACACTACAAAGCTACTCATAACTGCTCTGCCTTTATATTAGGAGAGAAGAGCGAAATGAAGCGAAGTAGCGATGATGGCGAACCCAGCGGAACTGCTGGTGTACCTATGTTAGGCGTTTTAGAAAATCAGCAACTAACTAATGTCTGTGCTGTCGTGACACGCTATTTTGGTGGTATCAAGCTAGGGGCAGGAGGTCTTATTCGGGCGTATAGCAGCAACGTTGCTTTAGCTATCAAAGAAATCGGGATCGTCCATATAAAAGAACAGCTTGGGCTGAGAATCGCTCTCTCTTACAGTCAATATCAAGAATTACCCAATTTTCTTAAAGCTAACCATTTACAAGAACAAGATACATCCTTTACAGAACAAGTCCAAACGACCATTTTTGTTGATAAAGATGATAAGGACAGCGTTATAGAGGAGTTAATTGAGTTGTTTAATGGAAAAATCGACATTACTGATCAAGGATTACGGAAAGTTGAAGTTCCCATTTCTTTATCCTAA
- a CDS encoding VanZ family protein — MLKLNNLLKTDGELTVKGRTFLTWGSIFHILLLCLMCFLPQVPEKGMETPGIQQFGRIVVLLIPFNSFINLGQITSFFQLIKVFVQNIMNIFLLSPLIFQLLWLFPKMRSAKRVLFASFSMSLFIECTQILLDILIDANRVFEIDDLWTNTLGGYLAFLFYKFLVKQLSNKS, encoded by the coding sequence ATGCTTAAATTGAACAATCTATTGAAAACAGATGGTGAATTAACCGTTAAGGGACGTACTTTTCTTACTTGGGGAAGCATTTTCCACATTTTATTATTATGTCTAATGTGTTTTCTCCCTCAAGTGCCAGAAAAGGGAATGGAGACGCCGGGGATTCAGCAGTTTGGTCGTATTGTAGTGCTTCTCATTCCTTTTAATTCTTTTATCAATCTTGGGCAAATTACTTCTTTCTTTCAATTAATTAAGGTTTTTGTACAAAATATAATGAATATTTTTCTGCTTAGCCCACTGATTTTTCAACTTCTCTGGCTTTTTCCTAAGATGAGGAGTGCTAAGCGTGTGCTATTTGCCAGTTTTTCAATGAGCTTGTTTATCGAATGCACCCAGATTTTACTAGATATTTTAATTGATGCCAATCGTGTTTTTGAAATAGATGACTTATGGACAAATACATTAGGCGGATATCTAGCTTTTCTATTTTATAAATTTTTGGTAAAGCAACTCTCAAATAAATCATAA
- a CDS encoding SepM family pheromone-processing serine protease: MEKPRNKFKKWPIIAVVGLILLFLSFVVPLPYYIEVPGGAADVRQVLRVDNKEDKEKGSYNFVTVGIQHATFAHLVYAWLTPFTDIYSAKDLTGGTSDKEYMRINQFYMETSQNLAKYQGLKKAGKDITLKYLGVYVLQVTKNSTFKGILNIAGTVTGVNDKTFNSSKDLIDYVGSQKIGSKVKVNYVEDGQKKSAIGKIIKLENGKNGIGISLIDRTEVTSNIPIEFSTAGIGGPSAGLMFSLAIYTQIADPTLRDGRNIAGTGSIDREGKVGDIGGIDKKVVSAAKNGAEIFFAPNNPVTKEVKKSNPKAKTNYETALAAAKKIKTKMKIVPVKTLQDAIDYLKSTKKS; the protein is encoded by the coding sequence ATGGAAAAACCAAGAAATAAATTTAAAAAATGGCCGATAATTGCAGTAGTAGGGTTGATTTTGCTTTTCTTATCTTTTGTAGTTCCCTTGCCTTATTATATTGAGGTGCCAGGTGGTGCAGCGGATGTCCGTCAGGTATTGCGCGTGGACAACAAAGAAGATAAGGAAAAAGGTTCTTATAATTTTGTAACGGTTGGAATTCAGCATGCGACCTTTGCTCATTTGGTTTATGCTTGGCTGACTCCTTTTACGGATATTTATTCGGCGAAAGATTTGACTGGTGGAACTTCTGATAAAGAATACATGCGGATCAATCAGTTTTATATGGAAACGTCGCAAAACCTAGCTAAATACCAAGGGTTGAAAAAAGCTGGCAAAGACATTACTCTGAAATATCTAGGGGTTTACGTCTTGCAAGTCACAAAGAATTCTACTTTTAAAGGTATTTTAAATATTGCAGGTACCGTGACAGGCGTGAATGATAAGACTTTCAACAGTTCAAAAGATTTGATTGATTATGTAGGCTCACAGAAAATTGGCAGCAAGGTCAAGGTGAACTATGTAGAAGACGGTCAGAAAAAATCTGCTATAGGTAAAATTATCAAACTTGAAAATGGAAAAAATGGGATTGGTATTAGCTTAATTGACCGAACAGAAGTCACAAGTAATATACCAATTGAATTTTCAACAGCAGGGATTGGTGGACCAAGTGCGGGCTTGATGTTTAGCTTGGCTATTTATACACAGATTGCAGACCCGACATTGAGAGATGGCAGAAATATTGCTGGGACAGGATCGATTGACCGTGAAGGAAAAGTTGGTGATATTGGTGGGATTGATAAAAAAGTTGTTTCAGCAGCTAAAAATGGCGCAGAAATTTTCTTTGCGCCAAATAATCCAGTCACCAAGGAAGTGAAAAAATCCAATCCTAAAGCGAAAACAAATTATGAGACAGCTTTGGCAGCTGCTAAAAAAATTAAAACTAAAATGAAAATTGTACCTGTCAAGACCTTGCAAGACGCAATTGATTACCTCAAAAGCACGAAAAAGTCGTAA
- a CDS encoding YqgQ family protein, translated as MKTLYDVQQYLKSFGIIIYMGKRLYDIEMMKIELERIYDAGLIERMDYLEAERVLRKEHQLELQYLKKNEEKTC; from the coding sequence ATGAAAACACTTTATGATGTGCAGCAATACCTCAAAAGTTTTGGCATTATTATCTATATGGGTAAGCGCTTGTATGATATTGAAATGATGAAAATTGAGTTAGAGAGGATTTATGATGCGGGCTTGATAGAAAGAATGGACTATCTAGAAGCTGAGCGGGTCTTGCGAAAGGAACATCAGTTGGAGTTACAATATTTGAAGAAGAATGAGGAGAAAACATGTTAA
- the hpf gene encoding ribosome hibernation-promoting factor, HPF/YfiA family gives MIKYSIRGENLEVTEALRDYVVSKLEKIEKYFQADQELDARVNLKVYREKTAKVEVTIPLGSITLRAEDVSQDMYGSIDLVTDKIERQIRKNKTKIERKNRNKKSTSQLFTDAVIEEVEAAPAKVVRSKQIDLKPMDLEEALLQMDLLGHDFFIYTDVEDNTTNVLYRREDGDVGLLEVR, from the coding sequence ATGATTAAATATAGTATCCGTGGTGAAAACCTAGAAGTAACAGAAGCTCTTCGTGATTACGTAGTTTCTAAACTTGAAAAAATCGAAAAATATTTCCAAGCTGATCAAGAATTGGATGCGCGTGTAAACTTGAAAGTCTATCGTGAAAAAACAGCCAAAGTTGAAGTAACTATTCCACTTGGTTCTATCACTCTTCGTGCAGAAGATGTTTCTCAAGATATGTATGGTTCTATTGACTTGGTGACAGATAAAATTGAACGTCAAATTCGTAAAAATAAAACAAAGATTGAGCGTAAAAACCGTAATAAAAAATCAACCAGTCAGTTATTTACAGATGCTGTTATTGAAGAAGTAGAGGCTGCACCTGCAAAAGTCGTTCGCTCCAAACAAATTGACTTAAAACCAATGGATTTAGAAGAAGCTCTTCTTCAAATGGATTTATTGGGACATGACTTCTTCATCTATACTGATGTAGAAGACAACACAACCAATGTTTTGTATCGTCGTGAAGACGGTGACGTTGGCTTGCTTGAAGTGAGATAA
- a CDS encoding Dps family protein produces the protein MVNLKNEAAKDVATFSSVESFSKSLPKTKAVLNQVVADLYTAHIALHQVHWYMRGAGFMVWHPKMDEYMETLDTTLDEVSERLITLGGTPYSTLSEFIQHSNIEEKEGKFSKNVAESLERVIEIFRYLVGLYQEALDVTDEEGDDVTNDIFVGAKAELEKNIWMLTAEIGQTPGL, from the coding sequence ATGGTTAATCTAAAAAATGAAGCAGCAAAAGATGTTGCAACTTTCTCAAGTGTTGAGTCTTTCAGTAAGTCTCTTCCCAAAACAAAAGCAGTTTTAAACCAAGTGGTAGCGGATTTATACACTGCTCACATTGCTCTTCACCAAGTACATTGGTACATGCGTGGAGCTGGTTTTATGGTTTGGCATCCTAAGATGGACGAGTACATGGAAACCTTGGATACGACTTTGGATGAAGTAAGTGAACGTTTGATTACTTTAGGTGGAACGCCGTATTCAACTTTGAGTGAATTTATCCAACACAGCAATATTGAAGAAAAAGAAGGAAAATTCAGTAAGAATGTTGCAGAAAGTTTGGAACGTGTCATCGAAATCTTCCGTTACTTGGTAGGCCTCTACCAAGAAGCTCTGGATGTAACAGATGAAGAAGGGGATGATGTGACCAACGATATTTTTGTCGGTGCAAAAGCAGAACTTGAAAAGAATATCTGGATGTTAACAGCAGAAATCGGTCAAACTCCGGGTTTGTAA
- a CDS encoding prepilin peptidase yields the protein MIHFYFFLVGSIVASFLGLVVDRFPEQSILVPSSHCNACGQKLAPRDLVPVLSQLINRLRCRFCNSKIPIRYILLELTGGCLFLATSLGYLNINRLVLLAMGMTLSLYDQREQEYPLLIWLIFHIFLLFLTSFNLLMVAFLALGILAHFVDLRIGAGDFLFLASCSTIFHLTEVLLIIQIASIIGLLLFGLKSKKDRLAFVPCLFCGSSILIMIQFIVLHQNAL from the coding sequence ATGATTCATTTTTATTTTTTCTTGGTTGGAAGCATTGTAGCTTCCTTTTTAGGGCTGGTCGTTGATCGTTTCCCTGAACAGTCTATTCTCGTTCCTTCCAGTCATTGTAATGCTTGTGGACAGAAATTAGCACCTCGTGATTTAGTCCCTGTCCTTTCTCAGCTTATCAATCGACTGCGTTGTCGGTTTTGCAACTCAAAAATTCCCATCCGTTACATCCTTCTAGAACTAACTGGTGGCTGTCTCTTTCTTGCAACATCTTTAGGTTATCTAAACATCAACCGGCTCGTTTTGCTTGCAATGGGAATGACCTTATCCCTTTATGATCAAAGAGAACAAGAATATCCTCTCCTCATCTGGTTAATCTTTCATATTTTTCTCCTTTTTTTGACAAGCTTCAATCTTTTAATGGTTGCTTTTTTAGCACTTGGGATTTTGGCTCACTTCGTTGATTTACGTATCGGTGCAGGAGACTTTCTTTTTCTGGCATCTTGCTCAACTATTTTTCATCTGACTGAAGTTCTTCTCATTATTCAAATTGCTAGTATCATTGGTCTGCTCCTTTTTGGTTTAAAATCAAAAAAAGACAGGTTAGCCTTTGTTCCCTGTCTTTTCTGTGGTAGCAGCATCCTGATAATGATACAATTTATCGTTCTTCACCAAAATGCCTTATGA
- the coaD gene encoding pantetheine-phosphate adenylyltransferase: MSDKIGLFAGSFDPITKGHIDLIKRASKLFDCLYVGIFYNLEKKSFFSIEAKEKMIAAALAHLENVKIVTSHDELAVEVARKLGVTTFVRGLRNSQDLDYEGNLNFFNHELAPEIETIFLISKPAYQHLSSSRIRELISFEQDISKYVPESVIKELKKQYGKTKK, from the coding sequence ATGTCAGATAAAATTGGATTATTTGCGGGCTCTTTTGACCCGATTACAAAGGGGCATATTGACTTGATTAAGCGAGCTAGTAAGCTCTTTGATTGCCTTTATGTTGGTATCTTTTATAATCTTGAGAAAAAGAGTTTTTTTAGTATTGAAGCAAAAGAAAAAATGATAGCAGCTGCTCTAGCTCATTTGGAGAATGTAAAAATTGTTACTTCTCATGATGAATTGGCAGTAGAAGTGGCAAGAAAGCTAGGAGTGACAACTTTTGTACGGGGACTACGTAATAGTCAAGATTTGGATTATGAGGGGAATCTCAACTTTTTCAATCATGAATTAGCACCTGAGATAGAAACCATTTTTTTGATAAGCAAACCAGCTTATCAGCATCTCAGCTCATCAAGAATTCGTGAATTGATTTCCTTTGAGCAGGATATTTCAAAGTATGTGCCCGAAAGTGTCATAAAGGAGTTAAAGAAACAATATGGAAAAACCAAGAAATAA
- a CDS encoding rhodanese-like domain-containing protein has protein sequence MLNWILLAIIVGTLGWMGFNYIRVRRAAKVVDNAEFSDMIRQGQLIDLRDPADFRRKHILGARNIPSQQLKTSLGAIRKDKTVLLYENSRGQRVMNAAILLKKQGYQNIYILSTGLDGWKGKIKSE, from the coding sequence ATGTTAAACTGGATTTTATTGGCAATTATTGTTGGAACGTTAGGCTGGATGGGCTTTAACTATATTCGTGTTCGTCGTGCGGCTAAGGTAGTAGACAATGCAGAATTTAGTGATATGATTCGTCAAGGTCAGTTAATTGATTTACGAGATCCAGCCGATTTTCGTCGTAAACATATTTTAGGGGCACGAAATATTCCGTCACAGCAATTAAAAACAAGCTTAGGAGCGATTCGTAAGGACAAGACTGTTTTACTATATGAAAATAGTCGTGGACAACGTGTGATGAATGCAGCTATTCTATTAAAAAAACAAGGTTATCAAAATATTTACATCCTCTCTACAGGACTAGATGGATGGAAAGGAAAAATCAAAAGTGAGTAA